One Myxococcus guangdongensis DNA segment encodes these proteins:
- a CDS encoding DUF72 domain-containing protein gives MAPQRGPSQLDLFTGAPAEAPSRARSRSQPVEPAPVQESLASLGQQLPTGVFLGTSSWTFPGWSGLVYDHEASASQLAREGLSAYARHPVLRTVGIDRTFYGPISSEAFAEYAEQVPADFRFLVKAHEVCTLARFPVHERYGAHRGQLNERFLHAAYAEEHVVRPFVEGLGDKGGPLVFQFPPQDPQGLGGTARFVERLHAFLSALPKGPLYAVEVRNEELMTEGFAQALADVGACPVLAVWAHMPSLGIQARRTRALDARALVVRWMLPPNLGYEEARARYAPFNRLVDEDVPTRDLLARACLAALRRERSVFVTINNKAEGSAPLSAIKLAERIVTGTAKEGDQRSVAS, from the coding sequence ATGGCCCCTCAGCGTGGACCTTCCCAGCTCGACCTCTTCACCGGCGCGCCCGCCGAGGCACCCTCGCGCGCGCGGAGTCGGAGCCAGCCGGTGGAGCCCGCGCCGGTGCAGGAGTCGCTCGCGTCCCTCGGCCAGCAGCTCCCCACCGGCGTCTTCCTGGGCACCTCGTCGTGGACCTTCCCCGGCTGGTCCGGCCTCGTCTACGACCATGAGGCCTCCGCGTCCCAGCTCGCGCGCGAAGGCCTGTCCGCGTACGCGCGCCACCCCGTACTGCGCACCGTGGGCATCGACCGGACCTTCTACGGGCCCATCTCCTCCGAGGCCTTCGCCGAGTACGCCGAGCAGGTGCCCGCCGACTTCCGCTTCCTCGTGAAGGCGCACGAGGTCTGCACCCTGGCCCGATTCCCCGTGCACGAGCGCTACGGCGCGCACCGCGGACAGCTCAACGAGCGCTTCCTCCACGCCGCCTACGCCGAGGAGCATGTGGTGCGTCCCTTCGTCGAGGGCCTGGGCGACAAGGGCGGCCCGCTCGTCTTCCAATTCCCACCCCAGGACCCACAGGGCCTCGGTGGCACCGCGCGCTTCGTGGAGCGACTCCACGCGTTCCTCTCCGCGCTCCCCAAGGGCCCGCTCTACGCGGTGGAGGTCCGCAACGAGGAGCTGATGACGGAGGGCTTCGCGCAGGCCCTGGCGGACGTGGGCGCCTGTCCCGTGCTCGCGGTCTGGGCCCACATGCCCTCCTTGGGCATCCAGGCCAGGCGCACCCGAGCGCTCGACGCCCGCGCGCTGGTGGTGCGGTGGATGCTGCCTCCGAACCTCGGCTACGAGGAGGCTCGCGCCCGCTACGCGCCCTTCAACCGGCTGGTGGATGAGGACGTCCCCACCCGCGACTTGCTCGCGCGCGCGTGTCTGGCGGCCCTGCGTCGCGAGCGTTCCGTCTTCGTCACCATCAACAACAAGGCCGAGGGAAGTGCGCCACTGTCCGCCATCAAACTGGCGGAACGTATCGTCACGGGGACGGCCAAGGAGGGGGACCAGCGAAGCGTCGCTTCATGA
- a CDS encoding response regulator — MIRLVLVDDHALVRQGLRSLLELTPDLRVVGEAVDGEDALAKVAELNPDVVLMDVRMPRMTGLEALRRLRQEPVNRRVVLLTTFDEDAAIVEALRAGVQGFLLKDVSLEELADAIRRVHAGETLLPPGVAERVARGLVDLGRDFPHAELPEGLTRREVEVLRLIARGLSNREIAQALGTAEGTVKNQTSSILSKLGVRDRTRAVLRAMELGCL; from the coding sequence ATGATTCGTCTGGTCCTGGTGGATGACCATGCGCTGGTACGTCAGGGGCTGCGCAGCCTGCTGGAGCTCACGCCGGACCTCCGCGTCGTGGGCGAGGCGGTGGACGGCGAGGACGCGCTGGCCAAGGTCGCCGAGCTGAACCCGGACGTGGTGTTGATGGACGTGCGCATGCCGCGCATGACGGGACTCGAAGCCCTCAGGCGCCTGCGCCAGGAGCCGGTGAACCGCCGCGTGGTGCTGCTCACCACCTTCGATGAGGACGCCGCCATCGTCGAGGCACTGCGCGCGGGCGTGCAGGGCTTCCTCCTCAAGGACGTCTCGCTCGAGGAACTCGCGGACGCCATCCGCCGCGTCCACGCTGGTGAGACGCTGCTGCCTCCTGGCGTCGCGGAGCGCGTCGCGCGCGGACTCGTGGACCTGGGTCGGGACTTCCCCCACGCAGAGCTGCCCGAGGGACTCACTCGCCGCGAGGTCGAGGTGCTGCGCCTCATCGCCCGGGGACTGAGCAACCGCGAGATTGCCCAGGCGCTCGGAACGGCGGAGGGGACCGTCAAGAACCAGACCTCCAGCATCCTGTCGAAGCTGGGCGTGCGAGACAGGACGCGCGCGGTGCTCAGAGCCATGGAGCTCGGCTGCCTGTAG
- a CDS encoding sensor histidine kinase, with protein sequence MASKHHTRKSASVHRLLLVAGLLTWAVVGSSYCEEILRRPSVLASPRVLTWFLGFLAFGVGYWRSARSRGQGGPVLMAVQTVAALVVIATGGTGVEGALLAIIAGQAPEMMSQRRATVWVLVQSVAMLGVFLVIYPLERALLQTLIFVGFQGFTLGSAVVMVREAKARAELARLNVELQATQVLLAAREREGERLRIARELHDSLGHHLTALSLNLEAAVHTVKDPAAAEHLRRAREASRTLLSEVRQSVSALRESPEPLLATLRELARSTPGLTVHLDVPESLALDSPEATHSLIRCVQEVLTNTLRHARATQLWVRIAPEAGGGVRVTTRDDGHGARAPTPGAGLTGMRERFTRLGGHVEWRAEEGQGWELNAWLPAVRGAELS encoded by the coding sequence ATGGCTTCGAAGCACCACACGCGCAAGTCGGCATCGGTCCATCGGTTGTTGCTCGTGGCCGGGCTGCTCACGTGGGCCGTGGTCGGCTCCTCCTACTGCGAGGAGATTCTCCGGCGCCCCTCGGTGCTCGCCTCGCCGCGAGTGCTGACGTGGTTCCTCGGGTTCCTCGCGTTCGGCGTGGGGTACTGGCGAAGTGCTCGCTCTCGGGGGCAAGGCGGCCCGGTGCTGATGGCCGTGCAGACCGTGGCGGCGCTCGTCGTCATCGCCACGGGAGGTACGGGCGTGGAGGGCGCGTTGCTCGCCATCATCGCGGGACAGGCTCCCGAGATGATGTCCCAGCGGCGCGCGACGGTCTGGGTCCTCGTGCAGTCGGTGGCGATGCTGGGCGTCTTCCTCGTCATCTACCCGTTGGAGCGCGCGCTGCTCCAGACGCTCATCTTCGTCGGGTTCCAGGGATTCACGCTGGGCTCGGCTGTCGTCATGGTCCGCGAGGCGAAGGCCCGCGCCGAGCTGGCCCGGCTCAACGTGGAGCTCCAAGCCACGCAGGTGCTGCTCGCCGCGCGGGAGCGGGAAGGGGAACGACTGCGCATCGCGCGTGAGCTTCATGATTCTTTGGGGCATCACCTCACCGCGCTGTCGCTGAACCTGGAGGCCGCCGTGCACACGGTGAAGGACCCGGCCGCGGCCGAGCATCTGCGCCGTGCCCGAGAGGCCTCACGCACGTTGCTCTCGGAGGTGCGCCAGTCGGTGTCCGCGTTGAGGGAGTCGCCCGAGCCGTTGCTTGCAACGCTTCGAGAACTCGCGCGAAGCACTCCGGGGCTCACCGTGCATCTGGATGTGCCGGAGTCACTGGCGCTCGATTCACCGGAGGCGACGCACTCGCTCATCCGTTGTGTCCAGGAGGTCCTCACGAACACGCTGCGGCATGCTCGAGCGACGCAGCTCTGGGTGCGCATCGCGCCGGAAGCGGGCGGGGGTGTCCGCGTCACCACGCGGGATGACGGGCACGGCGCTCGTGCTCCAACGCCGGGCGCGGGGCTGACCGGGATGCGTGAGCGCTTCACCCGACTGGGAGGGCACGTGGAGTGGCGCGCAGAAGAGGGGCAGGGATGGGAGCTGAATGCCTGGCTGCCGGCGGTGCGCGGTGCGGAGCTCTCATGA
- a CDS encoding DUF2306 domain-containing protein, with amino-acid sequence MSFYVLARTLHIAAGVIGFAALWLPLVARKGGSLHKRVGWVYVAAMAVVSITGFLLSGWRFLQGPEVRSAALFFIYISVLSGTSASMGVRVLRTRARTTANRNPYDLGMSALTLGLGLFTAAWGLAVSMPLLWGFSLVGIILGASSLRYWLRPPQTRMHWWFQHMGAMVGSGIATLTAVLVVNARHLGIDGMQLAVFLGPTVVGVTGLKLWERYYQKKFAPKARATTVATAPATP; translated from the coding sequence ATGTCTTTCTATGTCCTGGCTCGCACGCTCCACATCGCCGCCGGCGTCATCGGCTTCGCCGCGCTGTGGCTGCCCTTGGTGGCTCGCAAGGGCGGCTCGCTCCACAAACGCGTGGGCTGGGTCTACGTGGCGGCGATGGCCGTCGTGTCCATCACGGGCTTCCTCCTCTCGGGCTGGCGGTTCCTGCAGGGACCAGAAGTGCGCTCCGCGGCCCTGTTCTTCATCTACATCAGCGTCCTGAGCGGCACGTCCGCGTCCATGGGCGTGCGCGTGCTCCGCACCCGCGCGAGGACGACAGCGAATCGCAATCCCTATGACCTCGGGATGTCGGCGCTGACGCTCGGGCTCGGACTGTTCACCGCGGCGTGGGGGCTCGCGGTGAGCATGCCGCTGCTCTGGGGCTTCTCGCTCGTGGGAATCATCCTGGGGGCATCGTCGCTGCGGTACTGGCTGCGCCCGCCCCAGACGCGCATGCACTGGTGGTTCCAACACATGGGCGCCATGGTGGGCTCGGGCATCGCGACGCTGACGGCGGTGCTCGTGGTCAACGCCCGTCACCTGGGCATCGACGGCATGCAGCTCGCGGTGTTCCTGGGGCCCACGGTGGTGGGAGTCACCGGGCTCAAGCTGTGGGAGCGATACTACCAGAAGAAGTTCGCGCCCAAGGCCCGCGCCACCACCGTCGCCACGGCGCCGGCTACACCTTGA
- a CDS encoding diacylglycerol/lipid kinase family protein, with product MKTFLVVNPRSANGQTGKRWVEIAAQVGRVLGDFGHGFTQGGMDAARITREALDQGYECIVAVGGDGTLNEVTNGFFRDGKAINPNAALGLIPRGTGGDFRRTFGWGLDLESSLERLRTDTTEPFDVGRLDFIDNDGKPATRYFANIASFGVSAVVAREVNSGSKALGGNFSFVWGTLKGLVKYTERKVKVSTDGGPAETLDVTAVAVANGRYFGSGMFVAPDAITHDGAFDITIWSGYGLSDFLLKSKGVYNGSHVTWKGTRRLRCQSVHAEPVDEQEVFLDVDGETPGRLPATFTLLPAAIRIKV from the coding sequence ATGAAGACGTTCCTCGTGGTCAACCCGCGCAGCGCGAATGGTCAGACGGGAAAGCGCTGGGTGGAGATTGCCGCGCAGGTGGGAAGGGTGCTCGGCGACTTCGGGCATGGCTTCACCCAGGGCGGGATGGACGCCGCGCGCATCACCCGCGAGGCCCTCGACCAGGGCTACGAGTGCATCGTCGCCGTGGGCGGTGACGGCACGCTCAACGAAGTGACGAACGGCTTCTTCCGTGATGGCAAGGCCATCAACCCGAACGCCGCCCTCGGTCTCATCCCCCGTGGCACTGGCGGCGACTTCCGTCGCACCTTCGGCTGGGGCCTGGACCTCGAGTCCTCCCTGGAGCGCCTGCGCACCGACACCACGGAGCCGTTCGACGTGGGCCGGCTCGACTTCATCGACAACGACGGCAAGCCCGCGACGCGCTACTTCGCGAACATCGCCTCGTTCGGCGTCAGCGCGGTGGTGGCCCGCGAAGTGAACAGCGGCAGCAAGGCGCTCGGCGGCAACTTCAGCTTCGTCTGGGGCACGCTGAAGGGGCTGGTGAAGTACACCGAGCGCAAGGTGAAGGTGTCCACGGACGGCGGGCCCGCGGAGACGCTCGATGTCACCGCCGTGGCCGTGGCCAATGGCCGCTACTTCGGCAGCGGCATGTTCGTCGCGCCCGATGCCATCACCCACGATGGCGCCTTCGACATCACCATCTGGTCCGGCTACGGCCTGAGCGACTTCCTGCTCAAGTCGAAGGGCGTCTACAACGGCTCCCACGTCACCTGGAAGGGCACGCGTCGGCTGCGCTGCCAGTCGGTGCACGCCGAGCCCGTCGACGAGCAGGAGGTGTTCCTCGACGTCGATGGAGAGACGCCGGGCCGCCTGCCCGCGACGTTCACGCTCCTGCCCGCCGCCATCCGCATCAAGGTGTAG
- a CDS encoding DUF1643 domain-containing protein yields the protein MSLLESPRGRRSFMFKASKVKVLATRDCFAPHRRNGLHRYYLDYILMPTIAGQERVLMACGCNPSTATRFASDKTVSKLVNVARQWGFTRLLMANVFSYCDKNPAMLRGPGLVLWDRHTDRFLKAMAANADAFLCCWGKPAVSLDKARCQAVEAMLRATGKPVFCLGYVKGTTIPKHPRCLKYPAVRVPWP from the coding sequence ATGTCCCTTCTCGAATCGCCACGAGGTCGTCGTTCGTTCATGTTCAAGGCGAGCAAGGTGAAGGTGCTGGCGACGCGGGACTGTTTCGCACCCCATCGGCGGAACGGACTCCATCGCTACTATCTCGACTACATCCTCATGCCGACCATCGCTGGGCAGGAGCGTGTCCTGATGGCTTGTGGCTGCAACCCGTCGACAGCGACGCGGTTCGCCTCGGACAAGACGGTGTCGAAGTTGGTCAATGTCGCCCGGCAGTGGGGATTCACCCGGCTGCTCATGGCCAACGTCTTCTCCTATTGCGACAAGAATCCCGCCATGCTTCGAGGGCCAGGGCTCGTTCTGTGGGATCGCCACACGGACCGGTTCCTGAAGGCCATGGCCGCCAACGCGGATGCGTTCTTATGCTGCTGGGGCAAGCCCGCCGTGAGCCTCGACAAGGCTCGCTGCCAGGCTGTCGAGGCGATGCTCCGCGCCACCGGCAAGCCCGTCTTCTGTCTTGGCTACGTGAAGGGAACGACGATTCCCAAGCACCCTCGCTGCCTCAAGTATCCCGCCGTGCGAGTGCCTTGGCCGTAG
- a CDS encoding PhzF family phenazine biosynthesis protein: MQVSIVDAFTRTPGAGNRAGVVLDAAGLGVDAMQRIAAAVGASETAFVLTGPGAEGVKLRYFTPTDEIEFCGHATVATFHLLTERALLPRSGTTRLECGAGVLDVELEATEVSGSRAWIQTPKRPWAESPVSLAQALALVGGTVDMVDTSLPVLRNGHRLMVPMRRREDVWALAPRSGPLAELLRPHGMTGVYVFTRDTREAGSVAHSRYFAPGVGIAEDPVTGAAGGPLGMYLAMHGVLELPAAGGTVRARIEQGDAIGKPGRIEVEVTGRAGQPEQVRIGGVAVTVLEGSLRI; encoded by the coding sequence ATGCAGGTGAGCATTGTCGATGCCTTCACGCGGACGCCGGGAGCCGGCAACCGCGCGGGAGTGGTCCTGGATGCGGCGGGGCTGGGAGTGGACGCGATGCAGCGCATCGCCGCGGCGGTGGGGGCGTCGGAGACGGCCTTCGTGCTGACGGGGCCAGGGGCGGAGGGGGTGAAGCTGCGGTACTTCACGCCCACGGATGAGATTGAGTTCTGCGGGCATGCCACGGTGGCGACGTTCCACCTGCTGACCGAGCGAGCGCTGTTGCCGCGCTCGGGGACGACGCGGCTGGAGTGCGGAGCGGGCGTGCTCGACGTGGAACTCGAGGCCACGGAGGTGAGTGGGAGCCGGGCGTGGATTCAGACGCCCAAGCGTCCCTGGGCGGAGTCGCCGGTGTCGTTGGCACAGGCGCTGGCGCTCGTGGGCGGGACGGTGGACATGGTCGACACGTCGCTGCCGGTGCTCCGCAACGGACATCGACTGATGGTGCCAATGCGTCGACGGGAGGACGTGTGGGCGCTGGCCCCGCGCTCGGGCCCACTGGCCGAACTGCTCCGTCCCCATGGGATGACGGGTGTGTATGTCTTCACTCGCGACACGCGTGAGGCGGGGAGTGTGGCGCACTCGCGTTACTTCGCGCCGGGAGTCGGCATCGCGGAGGACCCGGTAACAGGGGCGGCGGGTGGGCCGCTCGGGATGTATCTGGCGATGCACGGCGTGCTGGAGCTGCCGGCCGCGGGAGGCACGGTCCGGGCCCGTATCGAGCAGGGAGATGCCATTGGCAAGCCCGGCCGCATCGAGGTCGAGGTCACCGGACGCGCGGGGCAGCCCGAGCAGGTGCGCATCGGTGGTGTCGCCGTGACGGTGCTCGAAGGCTCTTTGCGCATTTGA
- a CDS encoding aminotransferase-like domain-containing protein: MTIWTPSLRDREGPLYRVIADALGADIEEGRLAPGTRLPTHRELAEKVGVTVGTVTRAYSEAERRGLIGGEVGRGTFVRHRDTPRHLPSPTPNEGDDGLVELGLNWPATPPGDAAGAAFLKTLEGLQRSPRVAELLEYAPHLGHLAHREAGAEWMSRFGLDVSPARIMVCSGGQHAMEVALNVLTRPGDTVLCEALTYPGLKVLASRLHLRLQGVAMDAQGLLPEALEAACRGGAKVLFCLPNLQNPTGAIMSEERRRRIATVARKHELSVIEDDAYGLLLDKRPPPLCALLPESGWFIAGVSKLLAPGLRIGYLAAPEGPGTERLAEEAALASRMTPALTADIAARWIRDGTADELVTRRRREARERLELAKEVLGDRLRKTPANHVTYHLWLELPGGFRAEPFTSQARRRGVSVTPAEVFSVGPATAPAAVRVCLGAPRTRAALEKGLQRLKDTLEGGPEPLASIV; encoded by the coding sequence ATGACAATCTGGACGCCCAGCCTCCGCGACCGGGAGGGTCCGCTGTACCGGGTCATCGCGGATGCGCTCGGCGCGGACATCGAGGAGGGCCGCCTCGCGCCGGGAACACGCCTGCCTACTCATCGGGAGCTCGCTGAGAAGGTCGGCGTGACCGTGGGCACGGTGACCCGCGCCTACTCCGAGGCGGAGCGGCGAGGCCTCATCGGCGGTGAAGTGGGCCGAGGCACCTTCGTCCGCCACCGCGACACACCCCGCCACCTGCCCTCCCCCACACCCAACGAAGGGGATGACGGCCTGGTGGAGCTCGGCCTCAACTGGCCCGCCACGCCACCCGGCGACGCGGCCGGCGCAGCGTTCCTGAAGACACTGGAGGGATTGCAACGCTCGCCCCGTGTCGCGGAGCTGCTCGAGTACGCCCCGCACCTGGGCCACCTCGCGCACCGCGAGGCCGGCGCCGAGTGGATGTCCCGCTTTGGCCTCGACGTGTCCCCCGCGCGCATCATGGTGTGCTCCGGTGGCCAGCACGCGATGGAGGTGGCCCTCAACGTCCTCACGCGCCCGGGCGACACGGTGCTCTGCGAGGCCCTCACCTACCCAGGGCTCAAGGTGCTCGCAAGCCGGCTCCACCTGCGCTTGCAGGGCGTGGCCATGGATGCGCAGGGGCTCCTGCCCGAAGCCCTGGAGGCCGCGTGCCGAGGCGGCGCGAAGGTCCTCTTCTGTCTGCCCAATCTCCAGAACCCCACCGGCGCCATCATGTCCGAGGAGCGCCGCCGCCGCATCGCCACCGTGGCCCGCAAGCACGAGCTCTCCGTCATCGAGGACGACGCCTACGGACTGCTCCTCGACAAGCGCCCACCACCGCTCTGCGCACTGTTGCCCGAGTCCGGCTGGTTCATCGCGGGCGTCTCCAAGCTGCTCGCCCCGGGGCTGCGCATCGGCTACCTCGCGGCGCCCGAGGGCCCTGGCACGGAGCGCCTCGCGGAAGAGGCAGCGCTCGCCTCACGCATGACACCGGCGCTCACGGCCGACATCGCCGCGCGCTGGATACGCGATGGCACCGCGGACGAGCTCGTCACCCGCCGTCGACGCGAGGCCCGTGAGCGACTGGAGCTGGCGAAGGAAGTCCTCGGAGACAGGCTGCGGAAAACACCCGCAAACCACGTCACCTACCACCTGTGGCTCGAGCTGCCCGGCGGCTTCCGAGCGGAGCCATTCACGTCCCAGGCCCGGCGGCGCGGCGTCTCCGTGACACCCGCGGAGGTCTTCAGCGTGGGACCCGCCACCGCGCCGGCGGCGGTGCGCGTGTGCCTGGGAGCACCGCGCACCCGCGCCGCGCTGGAGAAGGGCCTCCAGCGCCTGAAAGACACGTTGGAGGGAGGACCAGAACCCCTCGCCTCCATCGTCTGA
- the aspS gene encoding aspartate--tRNA ligase — protein sequence MAVPFISEVKRTHTCGQLTARNVGEEVVLFGWVHNRRDHGGAVFIDLRDRDGLTQVVFEPDHAEAHGLAGSLRLEYCIGVRGKVVSRGKNVNPKMKTGEIEVQASDLTIFNRSEPTPFPIEDAIDTSEEKRLAHRYLDLRRAPLQKSLRTRSQMNALTRSYMVEQGFLELETPFMGKYTPGGARNFLVPSRMNAGKFYALAESPQLYKQLFMVAGFDRYFQIVKCFRDEDLRVDRQPEFTQIDVEMSFVSQDDIFTIIEGLIKKLWGDVLGIDVPTPFMRMDFYESMAKYGNDKPDLRFGLEHTVLTDLIREHGEAGGVPMMFEAVQNKGIVKAMVIPADKAMSRAESDKLEEFAKQAGAKGLARAKVGEGGEWTQSPLSKTITPALRAAINQAVGAKTGDLLLFQFGKEALVHTVMANLRVHVAKKLGLIPEYGSGGQWKFLWVVNPPLFEHDEESNTWVAAHHAFTRPHDGDVQYLLTDPGRVKCHRYDVVLNGFEIGGGSIRLHDPKVQAEVFKALGIGDEEAQAKFGFLLDALKYGAPPHGGIALGMDRLAFLLTGSESLRDVIPFPKTKTGTDLMTGAPGDVDDKQLRELHVRPVPPPQK from the coding sequence ATGGCAGTCCCGTTCATCTCCGAGGTCAAGCGTACCCACACCTGCGGCCAGCTCACGGCGCGCAATGTCGGCGAGGAGGTCGTCCTCTTCGGCTGGGTGCACAATCGACGCGACCATGGTGGCGCGGTCTTCATCGACCTGAGGGATCGCGACGGCTTGACGCAGGTGGTGTTCGAGCCGGACCACGCGGAGGCGCACGGCCTCGCGGGCAGCCTGCGGCTGGAGTACTGCATCGGCGTGCGCGGCAAGGTGGTGTCGCGCGGCAAGAACGTGAACCCGAAGATGAAGACGGGTGAAATCGAGGTCCAGGCGAGCGACCTCACCATCTTCAACCGCTCGGAGCCGACGCCGTTCCCGATTGAGGACGCCATCGACACGTCGGAGGAGAAGCGGCTGGCGCACCGCTATCTGGACCTGCGCCGCGCGCCGCTGCAGAAGTCGCTGCGCACGCGCTCGCAGATGAACGCGCTGACGCGCTCGTACATGGTGGAGCAGGGCTTCCTGGAGCTGGAGACGCCGTTCATGGGCAAGTACACGCCCGGCGGCGCGCGCAACTTCCTGGTGCCCAGCCGGATGAACGCGGGCAAGTTCTACGCGCTGGCGGAGAGCCCGCAGCTCTACAAGCAGCTCTTCATGGTGGCGGGCTTCGACCGGTACTTCCAGATCGTGAAGTGCTTCCGTGACGAGGACCTGCGCGTGGACCGGCAGCCGGAGTTCACGCAGATCGACGTGGAGATGAGCTTCGTCAGCCAGGACGACATCTTCACCATCATCGAGGGGCTCATCAAGAAGCTGTGGGGCGACGTGCTGGGCATCGACGTGCCCACGCCGTTCATGCGCATGGACTTCTACGAGTCCATGGCGAAGTACGGCAACGACAAGCCAGACCTGCGCTTCGGGTTGGAGCACACGGTGCTGACGGACCTGATTCGCGAGCACGGCGAGGCGGGCGGCGTGCCGATGATGTTCGAGGCGGTGCAGAACAAGGGCATCGTCAAGGCGATGGTCATCCCCGCGGACAAGGCGATGAGCCGCGCGGAGAGCGACAAGTTGGAGGAGTTCGCCAAGCAGGCGGGCGCCAAGGGCCTGGCGCGCGCGAAGGTGGGCGAGGGGGGCGAGTGGACGCAGTCGCCCCTGTCCAAGACGATTACGCCGGCGCTGCGCGCGGCCATCAACCAGGCGGTGGGCGCGAAGACGGGCGACCTGCTCCTGTTCCAGTTCGGCAAGGAGGCGCTGGTCCACACCGTGATGGCGAACCTGCGCGTGCACGTCGCCAAGAAGCTGGGGCTGATTCCGGAGTACGGCAGCGGCGGCCAGTGGAAGTTCCTGTGGGTGGTGAACCCGCCGCTGTTCGAGCACGACGAGGAGTCGAACACGTGGGTGGCGGCGCACCACGCCTTCACGCGGCCGCACGACGGTGACGTACAGTACCTGCTCACGGACCCGGGTCGGGTGAAGTGCCACCGCTACGACGTGGTGCTCAACGGCTTCGAGATTGGCGGCGGCTCCATCCGTCTGCATGACCCGAAGGTGCAGGCGGAGGTCTTCAAGGCGCTGGGCATCGGCGACGAGGAGGCGCAGGCGAAGTTCGGCTTCCTGCTGGACGCGCTCAAGTACGGCGCGCCGCCGCACGGTGGCATCGCGCTGGGCATGGACCGGCTCGCCTTCCTGCTCACCGGCTCCGAGTCGCTGCGCGACGTGATTCCGTTCCCGAAGACGAAGACGGGCACGGACCTGATGACGGGCGCGCCGGGCGACGTGGACGACAAGCAGCTGCGCGAGCTGCATGTCCGTCCGGTGCCGCCGCCGCAGAAGTAG
- a CDS encoding YHS domain-containing protein, which produces MTGVQGQTQGQGKHWDPVCGKQLETPEGQPSSEYKKRRYFFCSERCRHTFERQAERFRLNELARVGALMTPGRVRWGLA; this is translated from the coding sequence ATGACAGGCGTGCAGGGACAGACGCAGGGCCAGGGCAAGCACTGGGATCCGGTGTGCGGCAAGCAACTGGAGACACCGGAGGGCCAGCCCTCCTCGGAGTACAAGAAGCGCCGGTACTTCTTCTGCTCGGAGCGGTGTCGCCACACCTTCGAGCGTCAGGCGGAGCGCTTCCGTCTCAACGAGCTGGCTCGCGTGGGCGCGCTGATGACGCCCGGCCGGGTGCGCTGGGGACTCGCCTGA